TGAAGGCATTGATCACCGAAGCCGAGAACGAAGGCTACAAGCTCGCGCCGTTCATCGGTATCGCCTGCCCCGGCGTGATCAATCCGGACGGATCGATCGAGAAGGGCGCGCAGAATCTCCCCGGCAATTGGGAAAGCAGCAAGTTCAACCTGCCGGCGAGCCTGCTCGAGGGGATCCCGCAGATCGGCGAGCACGATACCGCGATCCTGATGCACAATGACGGCGTGGTGCAGGGCCTCTCGGAGGTGCCATTCATGCAGGACGTCGACCGCTGGGGTGTGCTCACCATCGGCACCGGCCTCGGCAATGCCCGCTTCACCAACCGCCGCAAGGAAAGCGGCAATGGAGGCAATGGAAAAAACCGGGATTCCACGGAGAACGGCAAGAAAAAGGGCAAGGACAGCAAATAGAGCGCGAGCGCAGTAACCTTGACCGGTTAGGTTAAGGACCGGATTGCGTTGCGGCGCGCCCGCCGCACGCTAGGGTCGAATCGTCGCCTCACCTGGCCGGCGAAGCCGCCCTTCACGGTCAGCATTTCAATGAGCGGCATCGGGACCGCCAGTGTTTACCGCGTCTGGCGGTCCCACCCCATTCCTCAGCTCCAGCCGATCCGCTCGAAGAACGCCGCGATCTCCGCGGCCGCGCGATCCGGGTCTTCCCGATGCGGGAAGTGGCCGACGCCGGGAAACATCTTGAGATCGAGCGCGCTGAAGCTCTCGGACAGCCGATCGGTCCACGCATAGGGAAACAGCGGGTCGTGCTCGGCCCAGCGCACGCAGGTCGGCACGCCGATCGGCGGCAGACGCGGCGCCTCACCCTTCATCATCGCGACGCGCCCGGCATGCGAGGCGCGATAATGCGCAAAGCCGCCGGCGAGATTGCCCTCTTTCAGGAAATTGTCGGCGAAGGCGTCGAGCACATCATCGAAGGCGTTCTTCCGGTGTGCCCAGCTTTTCAGGAAATGGCCGATATAGAGCCGACAGCTCTCGCGGCTGGCACCGACCAGCGCAGGCGCCATCTCCATCTGGTGGAAGGACTGGTACCAGATGTGGTTGAGCCTGTCGGGTGCGGCCATCCGCGCGCCGATCCCGGGATAGACGAAATCGAAGAAGAACAGCCCAGTGAGCCGCCCGGGCGCCAGCCGGGCCAGAGGCTGCATCACGGCGCCGCCGACGTCGTGGCCGACCACGCCGAATCGGTCGATGCCGAGCCGGTCCATCAGCGCCAGCATGTCCGCGGCATGGCCGTCCGGACCAAAGGGCCCATCGGGCTTGTCGCTGTCGCCGAAGCCGCGCAAATCGGGCGCTACAAGCGTGAAGCGGTCGGCCAGCCGCGCCATCACCGGCTCCCAGGTCAGCCAGAATTCCGGCCAACCATGCAGCAAAAGCAGCGGTTTGCCGCGACCAGTGCGGACCAGGTGGAAATCGGCGCCATTGGCCGAAACGGTGAGATGCTCCATGAGAGTTCCTCCAGGCGAGGGGAAGGGGGCGAAAGAGGCAGCGGATTTTCCCCTTTCGCGCCTTGTCTGGCCCGCCATCCTCGCCTATTAACGCCCCCAACCACAGGGGCCGCTGCTCCTATATGGCGCCTTCAGGAGAGGTGGCAGAGTGGTTGAATGCACCGCACTCGAAATGCGGCATAGGTGCAAGCCTATCGGGGGTTCGAATCCCTCCCTCTCCGCCATCAAAATCGAAAACAGCCGAAAACAGCGAGTCCTTCGATCCGAACGGCATGGCGCTTCCCGGTGGTCCCGAAAGCTCCTGCGCGGCTCAAGCCTAAAGCAGCTTGTCCGGTGTCAGCGGCAGATCGCGGATGCGCCTGCCGGTGGCGTTGAACGCGGCGTTCGCGATCGCCGCAGCGACGCCAGCGATGCCGATCTCGCCGATGCCGCGCGCGCCCATCGGGGTGCGGGGATCGGGAATATCGGTCCACAGCACGTCGATGTCGGGCACGTCGAGATGGGCCGGGATGTGATAGTCGGCAATGGACGCACTGATGATCCGCCCGCTGCGCTCATCGAGCAGGGTCTCTTCCGTCAGCGCCATGCCTATTCCCATGATCATGCCGCCGCGAAACTGGCTGGCCGCCGTCTTCGGATTGAGGATGCGGCCGCAATCGAACGAGCCGACGAGACGGTCGACGCGCACCTCCCCCGTCACCTCGCTGACGCGCAATTCGCAGAAGATCGCGGACCGGCTGTGCATCGAGAATTTCAGCACCTCCAGGGGCGCCGAGCTTTCGCCGACGACGCTGATGTCGCTGCGCGCGGCACGCTTCAGGATCGACGCGAAGCTTTCATGCCGCGACGGATCGCCGATCTTGCGCAAGCCTGCATCGGCGAACTCGATCTCGTTCGCCCGCAGGCCCGCCAGCGGCGTGTCGTTGCCGGCCAGGCGCAGCAGTTCGCCGGCAAGCTTCGTGCTCGCCGCATTGATCGCTGCGCCAAGCGACGCCGTTTGCGACGAACCGCCGGCAAAGCTGCCGAACGGCAAGCTCGTATCGCCGATCCGAACGGTGACGCTGTCGAGCGGAAGTCCGAGACGATCGGCGGCGTGCTGCCGCTGCACGGTTGCCGTGCCCATGCCCATTTCGTGCGCGGCACTCGCCACGGTCGCGCGACCATCGCCATCGATCGTGATGCGGGCGGACATGCCCGGCATCCGCACGTAGGGGAACGAGCCGGACGCGCATCCCATGCCGACCAGCCACTCGCCTTCCTTGCGCGAACGCGGCGTGGACGGACGCCGCTCCCAGCCGAAGCGTTTGGCGCCGAGGTCGTAGGCCAGCATCAGGTCGCTCTGCGAATGCGGCGCGCCGCTGACCGGATCGGAGTGACCGATATTGCGGCGCCGCAGCTCGATCGGGTCGATCTGCAGTTCATGCGCCAGCTCGTCCATCGCACTCTCGACCGCGAAAGTCCCTGGCGCCTCGCCCGGCGCGCGCATGAAAGTGTTGGCGAGCAAATCGAGGTCGATGGCGTGCTGCACGACGTCGAAGCTTCGTGCCGCATAGAGCGAGCGGCTGGTCAGCGTGAACGCCTCGTCGGTGACGCTGTGCGCGGGCTTGACCGAATAGCCGTGATGAAGAAGCGCCAGCAGACTGCCGTCGCGGTCGGCCGCGAGCGCCACGCGCTGCTCGGTCTGCGAACGGCCGCCGACAAGACGCTGCATGCTGGCCCGCGACAGCACCAGCCGGACCGGCCGCTGCGCGAGTTTCGCCGCCGCGGCGCCGAGGATCTGATGATCCCATAGGGCCTTGCCGCCAAAGCCGCCGCCGACGAAAGGCGAACTGACGAAGACCTGCGTCTCCTTGATGTCGAACACCTTCGCCAGCGAACCGGCCGTGCCGTTCAACATCTGCGTGGCGTCGTGCACGATCAGCCGGTCACCGTCCCAACGGATGGTTGCGGCATGGGGTTCCATGGGGCTGTGACTGTGCCAGGGCGTGCGATAGACCGCGTCGACGACAGTGGCCGCCGTCTTGAATGCGGTATCCGCATCGCCCTTCTTCAGCCGGTTACGCTCAATCATAAGCGAATCCGGCGTGCGGGCATTTGCCTTGCCGGCCTCGAAGTCCGTCCGCGCAGCGACCACCTCATAGCGGACGAGGACCAGCGACGCGGCGAAGTTCGCCTGCTCCTGCGTCTCGGCGAGCACGACGGCCACCGTCTGGCCGTTCCAGCGGATCTCTGCGTCCTGCATCACCGGCAGGATGTTGTTGCCGGCCGCCTTCAGATTGGTCAGGCCGATCGGCGGCGGCAGCGCCATTTTCGGGGCGTTGCGGTGGGTCATCACCAGCGCGACGCCGTCCGCCGCCTCGGCGGCAGCGATGTCGAGTTCGGCAATGCGCCCGCGCGCAATCGTGGAGTGGACGAAAGCCGCGTAGAGCAGCCCTTCCATGGGAACCTCGGCCGCGAAGCGCGCGGCGCCCTTCACCTTGTCGGGGCCGTCGACGCGCGACTGCTGCGTCCCGAGGTTGACGCGCTTGTCGATCAGCGGATCCGGCGTGCCGCCCGGCAACCAGCTGCCGGGAACGTAACCCATCGCGGCGCGGACGCCGCCGACGATCGCATTCTGCAGCTTGCTCATGCGTCCGCTCCGGTCAGTTGAGCGAGCACGGCCACGATGGTCCGCTTCGCGAGTTCGACCTTGAAGGCATTGCCGTCAAACGTGCTGGCCGCCGCCAGTTCGGCATCGGCCGCTGCACGAAAGCGATCCGGCGTCGGCGCCTCACCCAGCAGCATCTTCTCGGCCTGCCGCGCGCGCCATGGCTTGGCGGCCACGCCGCCGAGCGCGATCCTGATATCCCGGATCTTGCCGTCGACGACATCGACACCGGCGGCGACCGATATCAGCGCGAATGCATAGCTCGAACGATCGCGCACCTTGCGATAGGTCGAGCGCGCGGCCGCCGGGCCTGGCGTGAGTTCGATCGCGGTGATCAGTTCGCCCGGATGCAGCACCGTCTCGATCTCAGGCGTCTCGCCCGGCAGGCGATGGAAGTCGGTCAGAGGCACGCTGCGCGCGCCTCCGTTGCCGGCGAGATGAACCGTCGCATCGAGCGCCGCAAGGGCGACGCACATGTCCGATGGATGGGTCGCGATACAATGCGGCGATGCGCCGAGGATCGCGTGATAGCGGTTGAAGCCGCCGATGGCGTCGCAGCCGGCATGCTGCTCGCGCTTGTTACAGCGCGAGCCCGCCGCGTCGTAGAAATAGGCGCACCGCGTGCGCTGAAGGATGTTGCCGCCGACCGTCGCCATGTTGCGGATCTGCGCGGAGGCGCCGGCCAGCAGCGCGCGCGACAGCATCGGATAGCGCGCACGCACAGTTGGGTGCGCCGCCAGCGCGCTGTTGCGCACCGCCGCGCCGATCCTGAGGCCGCCATCAGGCAGCTCGATGATTTCGGCCGGCAGGCGCGAGACATCGACCAGCGCCTGCGGCGCCTCGATGTTCTGTCGCATCAGATCGACGAGATTGGTGCCGCCACCGAGGTAGCGGGCGCCTCCTGAGGCCGCGGCAGCCAGCGCCGCATCCTGGTCGGCGACGCGCTGATAGGCGAAGGGTCTCATGCCGCTTCTCCGTCCATCAGCGTCTCGATGGCATCGATGATCCCGTTGTGCGCGCCGCAGCGGCACAGATTGCCGCTCATGCGCTCGCGGATCTCGTGGCGCCGTGCGCCTGTCGGGCCTTCGGCGAGGTCGGCCGTGACATAGCTGGGATCGCCGCGACGCAATTCCTCGATCATGGCGATCGCCGAGCAGATCTGGCCCGGCGTGCAATAGCCGCACTGGAAGCCGTCATGTTCGATGAAGGCATGCTGCAGCGGATGCAACTCGCCGTCTTGAGGGGCGAGGCCTTCGATGGTGCGCACCTCGCGGCCATCGGCCTGGACGGCCAGTGTCAGGCACGACAGCACCCGCACGCCGTCGATGATGACGGTGCACGCGCCGCAGCCGCCCTGGTTGCAGCCGAGCTTCGTCCCGGTCAGGCCGAGGCGCTCCCGGAGCAGGTCGAGCAGGGACATTCTGGGGTCGTCGGGAGGAGGATGTGCGATTCCGTTGACGACGATAGCCATCGATGCCTCCATCTCTGGGCCAAGCTCAAGCTCCGGCAGCCATCACAAGATAATACGAACTTCGTACTATTCAAGTTTCGTTGTCGGCAATCTTTTCGGTCAGGCGGATCAGTTCATCCTGTTCGGACGTGTCCAGCGCCCGGAGCATGGTCCGGCACGCCTGCCGGTAACCCTCGATCTGCTCCTCGACCACCTGGCGCCCCCTGTCGTTGGCGCTCAGGGCCACCGCGCGGCGATTGTCCTCGGGCCGGCGACGCTCGACCAGGTCTCTCTTCACCAGCCGATCGACGGCAGAGGACATCGTCGTCATGGCGACATTGAGATAGCGCGCGACATCGCCCATGCCGCAACCGGGATGTTCGGCGATGAACATCAGGGTCTGGGCGTCGAGCGCGTTGAGCGCATTGTCGGCCGCAGCCACCGCCTCGGCCACCTTGAACCGCCGCGTGAAACGTCCGAACGCGCGCGTCAGTTGCTCGACTTGGTCTCGGGTTGGCTCAGGCATGGCGGCAACAAAACATGTTCGGCCGTTCGGGGCCAGAGATGGATGCAGGAAACAGCGATTGTTGCTGCAGGGATGCGTCCCCGGCAGAGCGTCGGGCAGACACTGCTCCAGCCGCTAACTCTTTCCGCCAGACCGATACCGCACATGATCAATCAACGCCCGCAGCTTCGGCGGAAGATTGCGCCGGTCGGGGAAGTAGAGGAAGAACCCGCGGAAGAACGGACAATAGTCCTCCAGCACCGGCACCAGCTCGCCTCGCTCGATATAGGGGCGGAACGTCTCCTCCATGCCAAACGTCAGGCCGCCGCCGGCACAGGCGGTGCGCACCATCACCCACATGTCGTTGGTCGTGATCCGTGGCTCCACCGCGACGTCGAACTCGCGCCCGTCCTCGGCAAATTCCCAGCGGTAAGGCGCGACGTGCGGCGCGGGCCGCCAGCCGATGCAGCAATGCTGTGGAAGCTCGCGCGGGTGAGACGGGGTGCCGAAGCGCTGCAGATAGGACGGCGCGGCGACGACGAGCTGGCGCTGATCGCCTGAAACAGGCACGGCGATCATGTCCTGCTCGATCACCTCGCCGAGCCGGACGCCGGCGTCGTAGCCCTCGGCCACGATGTCGAATTCCTCGTCGGTCACGCTGACGTCGACCTGCACGCCGGGATTCGCTTGCGTGAACTCGGCCAGCAGCGGGCCGCGGATGAATCGCTCGGCGATCGACGACACGGCCAGGCGCAGCTGCCCGGTCGGCTGCGCGTCGCGGTCGCGGGCGCCGTTGATCGCCTGTTCGACTTCGGCGACCGCCGGCGCCACGCGCTCATGCAGGCGCAGGCCGGCTTCGGTGAGGCTGACGCTGCGCGTCGTGCGCTGGACGACGGCCACGCCCAGTTGGTCCTCCATGCGCCGGATAGCCTGGCTCACGGCGGACCGGGTCACCCCCAGCCGGTCGGCGGCGCGGCGGAAGCTCTTGGCATCCGCGACGGCGATGAAAACGGCGACGAGATTGAGATCGGTGGCCATTGGTTAGTATAGCTTACCACCCCGGTCATCATTGGCCAACTTATCTCACGTGCCGCGCAGGGCTATCTCCCGGCTATCGGATGGAGGCTCTGATGACCGCACTTGATCAATACCGCCTGCTTGGCCGCTCCGGTTTGCGCATATCCCCGCTCGCCCTGGGCACGATGACCTTCGGGACCGAATGGGGATGGGGCGCCGACCCCGATGAGGCCCGGCGGATCTTCGACCTCTATGTCGACCGCGGCGGCAATTTCATCGACACCGCCGTGAACTACACCAACGGCGCGTCCGAGCGCCTGGTCGGCCAGTTCGCCCGCGACAAGCGCGATCGTCTCGTGCTCGCGACCAAGTTCACCATGGCGCGCGATCCCGGCAATCCCAATTCGGGCGGCAACCACCGGCTCAACATGATGCGTTCGGTGGAGCAGAGCCTGCGGCAGCTCGCCACCGACCGTATCGAGCTGCTGTACCTCCACGGCTGGGATGCGACGACGCAGCCGCATGAAGTGATGCGCGGCCTGGACGATCTCGTGCGCAGCGGGAAGGTTTTGTATGTCGGCATCTGCAACACGCCTGCCTGGCGCATTTCACAGCTGCAGACTCTTGCTGAGCTGCGCGGCTGGTCGCCCTTCGTCGCCCTGCAGATCGAATATAATCTGGTCGAGCGCACCGTCGAGCACGAGCTTATTCCGCTGGCAGCCGCCCTCGGCCTCGGCGTGCTGCCCTGGTCGCCGCTCGGCGGCGGCGTGCTCACCGGCAAGTACACCCGGGCCGATCTCAGGGATTCACAGGAGCGCGGCGTCGGAACGACGCGCGCCTCGATCATCGCGTCGTCAGGCCTGCTCAACGAGCGGTCGCTGGACGCGGCGGAGATGGTGCGCGCCGTCGCCGCCGAGCTCGGTGCGACGCCCTCGCAGGTGGCCATCGCCTGGACGCTGGCAAATCCTGCGGTCGGCGCACCGGTGATCGGGGCCCGCACGCTGCAGCAGGCCGAAGACAATTTCGGCGCCGTCGGGATTTCGCTATCGCCTGAGCAGATGGCGCGCCTCGACCAGGCGACCGCGCCGGAGCCGATCTTTCCCGGCCGTTTCCTGCGCCGGCCGATGGTCGAGCAGCTCATCTTCGGCGGCGCCACAGTCGCCCGGCGCGGATAAATCCTGAACAACAAGTCGGCGATGTCTGGCCGACCCGCGCGTGCATCACTTCGGGGCAGACGACATTTTGCACCAGAAAGGGAGACACCAATGGCAACCATGCTCAACCGCGCACTTGCAGCGTGCGTCTACGCGGTCATCGTCACGGCCTCCACCCTGACCACGGCGGCGCCCTGCGGACAGGCCAATTCCGTGCAGGACGACAACAAGCGGATCGTCACCGATGCATTCGATCGGTGGGCGGCGGGAGGAACCAGCTTCTTCAACGACCTGCTGCACGACGACGCGGTCTGGCGCATCAAGGGATCGGGCTCAAGCGCCGGCGAATTCCGAGGGCGTGATGTGTTCGTGGATCGCGCGGTGCGCCCGTTCGCGAGCCGATTGTCGACGCCGGTGCGTCCGACAAGCGTGAGGATCTTTGCCGATGGCGACCATGTCATCGCGCATTGGGAGGGCAGCGGCGTGGCGCGCGACGGCAAGCCTTACGCGAACAGCTATGCGTGGATCATGCGCATGCAGGACGGCAAGGCGGCGGAGGTGACGGCGTATCTCGACCTCGCACCCTATGATGATGTCCTGCGGCGCATTCCCTCGCCGGCGCAATAGCGCCGGCTGCACGCTGACATGATGGCGATGCGGCCGCTCCATTCATGGCGAAGTCGCCGCATTGCCGGACGCTTCCGGGGGCCGATCCAGACGCCGCATCACCCGACCTGGCCCGCTCGGATGGTGCCCGACGCATGCTCGTTGAGGCGCCTGCGTAAGCCATTGATATTGCTGGCATCGTCTACTGTGCATGGGGTTGTTTTCGACTTTCATGTTGTCCAAGCCCCGCAAAACGGCCTCGAGCCGCCCTCTTGAACCCACGTCCCGCACGATCCGACCTAGCAAGGTCCCGCCATCCGGCGGGTGCCAGGTGATTCCAGGACGATGTTTGACAAGACCTACCGCCAGCGCCTCGAAGCCGATCTTGCGCGATGGGAGGCCGATGGCGTGATCGCGCCGGCTTCTGCCGCGTCCATCCGCAATGCGTTGCCGCCGCTTCCCGCCGGCATCAACATCGCCGTCGTCGTCGCCATCGTCGGCGGCCTCTTGATCGCGGCAGCCTTCCTCGCCTTCGTCGCGGCGCATTGGACCGAGATCGCGCGGCTGCTGCGGTTTGCGATCCTGCTCGCCGGCATGATCGTCTCCGGCGGCCTCGGCGCGTGGTTCGCCGCGAGGGGCCGCACCGTGCTCGCCGATCTCTGCGCCAGCATCGGCGCCATTGTTTTCGGCGCGGGCATCGCGCTGGTCGGCCAGATGTATCATCTCGGCGAGGATTTTGCCGGCGGCATGCTGCTGTGGTCGATCGGCGCCTTTGCCGGCGCGCTGCTGACCGGCTCGCGCGGCGCGCTCGCGGTCGGGCTCGTGGCTGCCTCGATCTGGACTTGCATGCGGACGACCGACACGCCGGATGCGCTGCATCTGCCGTTCGTGGCGGTCTGGCTGATCGCCGCCGCGACGGCCTTCGTGTGGAATTCGCGCGTCGCGGCGCATCTCGTCGCGACCGCGCTGCTGCCGTGGTGGATCGCGACCTCGCTGCGCTTCGAGTTCGATGGTGCCCAGCAGTCCTTTCTGCTCGCGAACGGAGCGGCCCTGGTGTTCGGTGCCGGGCTGGCGATCGCCGCCACGCGGTCGCCGCGCGCGCTCGTTCTCGGCAACGTGCTGTCGGTCTATGGCGCGTTTGCGCTGGCCGCCGTTGCCTGCCTCGAGGTGACCACCGCCGACGACATCCTCCGCATCCGCACCAAGACGGTGCCCGCTCAGCCGATCTGGGCGATCCTGTGCGGGGTCGCGGGCGTGGTGCTGGCGCTCGCATCCGCAGCGATCACCAGGCGCGCCGGTGAAGTCCTGGCGGCCAGCGCGATCGGGCTGGTGCTGCTCGCCGCGCCGCTCTGGCCGGCTGCCGAAGCCGGCGAGCCCTGGCTCGCCTATGCCGCGCTGCTCTGCGCCATGCTGTGCCTCGTCGTCTCGGGCATGCTCGATGACGTGCGCCCGCGCATCCTTGCCGGCTGGCTCGGCATTGCCGGCGTGGTCACGGGCATCACCTGGGCGGTGAAAGGCTCGCTGCTGCACCGCTCGGTCTTTCTCGCCGCGGCCGGCCTCGTCGCCGTTGCCTTTGCAACCGCACTCAACCGCATGCTGCCGAGGGCCGCGCGATGATCGAGCTTGTCACATCCGTCACAAGGCTCTGGCAGCGTATTCCGAAAGCCGTGCTGTTCGCTGTCGCCGTCTTGGTTCAATGCGCGCTGCTGGTGCTGATGGTCGCCGATCGCATGCAGATCCTGCGCGAAGGCACCGAGGTGACCCTGCAGACGCAGCCGGTCGACCCGCGCGATCTGCTGCGCGGCGATTACGTCGTGCTCAGCTACGACATCTCGCAAGTGCCGGCCGGCGCACTCGCCGGCAAGCCCGCCGACGCGCGCCATCCCGATGTCTTCGTTAAGCTCGCGCCCAATGCCAAAGGCCTTTACGAGGCGGTCTCCGTGCACGCCGAGCCCGTCGCCGTCACCGCGCCCCAAGTGCTGATCCGCGGCCGCGTCGGTAGTTACGGCGGGTCCTGCGGCGAAGATCGGCGCCGGTTCTGCGACAAGCTGCCGATCAAATACGGACTCGAAAGCTATTTCGTGCCCGAGGGTGAGGGCAAGAAGCTCGAGGACGCCCGCAACCAGCAGAAGCTGCGCATCGTCGCTGCGGTGTTGCCCTCCGGCCGCGCCGCCATCAAGCGCCTGCTGCTCGACGGCGAGCCAGTCTATGAGGAGCCGTTGTATTAGGCACTCGCTTTCAGCGCCCGCCGCAGCACGTCCCACACGCGCGCATCGTTCATATGCGCCACGTTGAACCGCATGAGATCCGGCGCCGTCTGCGCTACGCTGAAGACGTTGCCCGGCGCCAGCACCACGTCCTCTTCGAGTGCAGCACGCGCGACGGCGGTGGCATCCAGACCGCCCGCGAGGCGGCACCAGAGGAAGAAGCCACCGCGCGGCATCAGCCAGGGTTCGATCCGCAGCGCCTGAAGCTTTCGCGCGACGTCGCGGCGCGTGCGCGTGAGCTTCTGGCGGAGCTCGTCCATGTGCTTGCGATAGCTGCCGCCGGCCAGCACCTTGGCGATGATCTCGGTCGCGACCGGGCTCGGCCCGCCGAAATTGGAGGCGACCTGGAGGTCGACGAGATGCTCGATCCAATCGGCACGCCCGGCGATGTAGCCGCAGCGCACCGAGGCCGACAGCGTCTTGGAGAAGCTGCCGGTGCGGATCACGCGATTGAGCCCATCCAGCGCCGCAAGGCGCGGTGAGCGCTCCGGCTCGAAGTCGCCGAAAATGTCGTCCTCGATGATGGTGAGGTCGTGCGCGGCGGCCGCGGTCAGCAGCCGGTGCGCAGTCTGCAGCGACAGCGTCGCGCCGCTCGGGTTGTGCAGGGCCGAATTGGTGATGTAGAGCCGCGGCCGCTCGCTGCGGAGGATCTGCTCGAAGCGCGTCACGTCCGGTCCCGTCGGGGTGTAGGGGACGCTGACGATTCTGGCTTGATGCGCCCGCAGCAGCGCACGGAAGTTGAAGTAGCAGGGATCGTCGACCAGCACGGTGTCGCCGGGACGCAGCAGGAAGCGGCAGATCAGATCGGTCGCCTGCGTGCCGGAGCCCGTCAGCATGAGCTGGTCGGTCGATGCCTCGATCGCATCTTCGGCGAGGCGCGCGAGCAGCAGCCGGCGGAGCGCCATGGCGCCGCGCGTGCTGCCGTAATTGGTGAGCACGCTGGCGTCGGTGCGGGACAGCGCGCGGGCGGCGCGTCGCAGCGCCGCTTCCGGCATCCATTCCGGAGGCAGCCAGCCGCAGCCGGGCTTCGGCACGACCGCATCCGCATCGAGCGACTGACGCGAGACCCAGAACGGATCGACCGCCCGGTCGCGGCGCGGCTCGACCTCGGCCAGCGCAAGCGGCGGCATGATCGACGGCGCAACGTAGAAGCCCGAGCCGCGGCGGGCGCGGATCAGCCCTTCCGCGGCGAGGCGGTCATAGGCTTCGACGATGGTGGACGGCGAAACCTTCATCGTCGCCGCAAGGCTGCGGATCGACGGCAGGCGGTCGCCGGCATTGAGCGCGCGTTCGGCGACCTTGGCGCGGATCGCGCTCATCACATCAAGGGTCCGCGTTCCGCTCCGCCCCTTCGTTGGTGTCCCGCCGTCCAAGCTGTATTGCCTTCCATACCCGTACAGTTTTGTCGGATTGTACTGGATTGTCGCTGGCCTCGCCATCGCTGACGGACGAGGATCGCCGCCCGAAGGACAGGACGGATATGCAATCTGCGGCCAGCGGTTGGGGCAACGGGCTCCTCGGCGTCATCATCTTCAGCGGCTCGCTCCCGGCGACGCGTGTGGCGGTCGGCGGCTTCTCGGCGCTGTTCCTGACGTCCGCGCGCGCGGTGATCGCGGCGCTGATAGGCGTCGCCGTGCTGGGCCTGCTCCGGCAAGCGCGGCCGCAACGCGGCGATCTCGCCTCGCTTACCATCGTCTCGCTCGGCGTCGTGGTCGGCTTCCCCTTGCTGACCGCGCTGGCGCTCCAGCACATCACCTCGGCCCGTTCGATCGTCTTCATCGGCCTGTTGCCGCTGTCGACCGCGATCTTTGCCGTGCTGCGCGGCGGCGAGCGGCCGAAGCCCTTGTTCTGGTTGTTCGCCGTGCTCGGCAGCGCCACCGTGGCGGGCTTCGCCCTGTCGGACGGCGGCGCGGCTTCGCTCGCCGGGGACCTGTTGATGGTGGCCGCAATCGTTCTGTGCGGGCTGGGCTATGCCGAGGGTGCCGCGCTGTCGCGCCGGCTCGGCGGCTGGCAGGTGATCTCCTGGGCGCTGCTGCTCGCGCTGCCGCTGATGGTGCCGGTCGCGGCCTGGAGCTGGCCGCCGACCTGGAGCGGCATCGGCGCGCCCGCCTGGATCGGGCTCGCCTACGTCTCCGTCTTCAGCATGTTCGTCGGATTCATCTTCTGGTATCGCGGGCTTGCGATCGGCGGCATCGCGCGTGTCGGCCAGCTGCAGCAGCTCCAGCCGTTCTTCGGTCTGGCGCTCGCCGGCTTCCTGCTGCACGAGCCCGTCGCCTGGAGCATGATCGCGGCGACCGCGCTCGTGGTCGCCTGTGTCTTCTTCGCGCGCCGATTTGCGTGAGCTCGATGCAGCGCAATTCCTGACCAGGCATTTCGGGCCACCCGTGTTGATCTAGATCAACGTCTGTTCCAGCGCGCCGTGTGCCATTAGACGAAGACAGTTATCTCCTTTGCAC
This genomic stretch from Bradyrhizobium daqingense harbors:
- a CDS encoding nuclear transport factor 2 family protein is translated as MATMLNRALAACVYAVIVTASTLTTAAPCGQANSVQDDNKRIVTDAFDRWAAGGTSFFNDLLHDDAVWRIKGSGSSAGEFRGRDVFVDRAVRPFASRLSTPVRPTSVRIFADGDHVIAHWEGSGVARDGKPYANSYAWIMRMQDGKAAEVTAYLDLAPYDDVLRRIPSPAQ
- a CDS encoding GDYXXLXY domain-containing protein encodes the protein MIELVTSVTRLWQRIPKAVLFAVAVLVQCALLVLMVADRMQILREGTEVTLQTQPVDPRDLLRGDYVVLSYDISQVPAGALAGKPADARHPDVFVKLAPNAKGLYEAVSVHAEPVAVTAPQVLIRGRVGSYGGSCGEDRRRFCDKLPIKYGLESYFVPEGEGKKLEDARNQQKLRIVAAVLPSGRAAIKRLLLDGEPVYEEPLY
- a CDS encoding DMT family transporter — encoded protein: MQSAASGWGNGLLGVIIFSGSLPATRVAVGGFSALFLTSARAVIAALIGVAVLGLLRQARPQRGDLASLTIVSLGVVVGFPLLTALALQHITSARSIVFIGLLPLSTAIFAVLRGGERPKPLFWLFAVLGSATVAGFALSDGGAASLAGDLLMVAAIVLCGLGYAEGAALSRRLGGWQVISWALLLALPLMVPVAAWSWPPTWSGIGAPAWIGLAYVSVFSMFVGFIFWYRGLAIGGIARVGQLQQLQPFFGLALAGFLLHEPVAWSMIAATALVVACVFFARRFA
- a CDS encoding PLP-dependent aminotransferase family protein; translation: MSAIRAKVAERALNAGDRLPSIRSLAATMKVSPSTIVEAYDRLAAEGLIRARRGSGFYVAPSIMPPLALAEVEPRRDRAVDPFWVSRQSLDADAVVPKPGCGWLPPEWMPEAALRRAARALSRTDASVLTNYGSTRGAMALRRLLLARLAEDAIEASTDQLMLTGSGTQATDLICRFLLRPGDTVLVDDPCYFNFRALLRAHQARIVSVPYTPTGPDVTRFEQILRSERPRLYITNSALHNPSGATLSLQTAHRLLTAAAAHDLTIIEDDIFGDFEPERSPRLAALDGLNRVIRTGSFSKTLSASVRCGYIAGRADWIEHLVDLQVASNFGGPSPVATEIIAKVLAGGSYRKHMDELRQKLTRTRRDVARKLQALRIEPWLMPRGGFFLWCRLAGGLDATAVARAALEEDVVLAPGNVFSVAQTAPDLMRFNVAHMNDARVWDVLRRALKASA
- a CDS encoding aldo/keto reductase, whose amino-acid sequence is MTALDQYRLLGRSGLRISPLALGTMTFGTEWGWGADPDEARRIFDLYVDRGGNFIDTAVNYTNGASERLVGQFARDKRDRLVLATKFTMARDPGNPNSGGNHRLNMMRSVEQSLRQLATDRIELLYLHGWDATTQPHEVMRGLDDLVRSGKVLYVGICNTPAWRISQLQTLAELRGWSPFVALQIEYNLVERTVEHELIPLAAALGLGVLPWSPLGGGVLTGKYTRADLRDSQERGVGTTRASIIASSGLLNERSLDAAEMVRAVAAELGATPSQVAIAWTLANPAVGAPVIGARTLQQAEDNFGAVGISLSPEQMARLDQATAPEPIFPGRFLRRPMVEQLIFGGATVARRG
- a CDS encoding DUF2157 domain-containing protein — encoded protein: MFDKTYRQRLEADLARWEADGVIAPASAASIRNALPPLPAGINIAVVVAIVGGLLIAAAFLAFVAAHWTEIARLLRFAILLAGMIVSGGLGAWFAARGRTVLADLCASIGAIVFGAGIALVGQMYHLGEDFAGGMLLWSIGAFAGALLTGSRGALAVGLVAASIWTCMRTTDTPDALHLPFVAVWLIAAATAFVWNSRVAAHLVATALLPWWIATSLRFEFDGAQQSFLLANGAALVFGAGLAIAATRSPRALVLGNVLSVYGAFALAAVACLEVTTADDILRIRTKTVPAQPIWAILCGVAGVVLALASAAITRRAGEVLAASAIGLVLLAAPLWPAAEAGEPWLAYAALLCAMLCLVVSGMLDDVRPRILAGWLGIAGVVTGITWAVKGSLLHRSVFLAAAGLVAVAFATALNRMLPRAAR